In Streptantibioticus cattleyicolor NRRL 8057 = DSM 46488, a genomic segment contains:
- a CDS encoding methylated-DNA--[protein]-cysteine S-methyltransferase translates to MTTLFTTLDSPLGELTLTGTRDTDAGFALTGLHVPGQRGAPLPDLGPGSGARRDPDAFAEAARQLDAYFAGRLRAFDLPLAPHGSEFRRRVWAALDTVAYGTTVTYRELAAAAGSPGAVRAIGGAVGANPLLVIRPCHRVIGSDGSLTGYAGGLERKRRLLALEGAWPRPVSGTAAGAPGAYRAEPVVTAPGS, encoded by the coding sequence ATGACCACGCTCTTCACCACCCTCGACAGCCCGCTGGGCGAGCTGACGCTCACCGGCACCCGCGACACGGACGCGGGGTTCGCGCTCACCGGGCTCCACGTCCCGGGGCAGCGCGGCGCGCCGCTGCCCGACCTGGGGCCGGGCAGCGGCGCACGGCGGGACCCGGACGCCTTCGCCGAGGCCGCCCGGCAGCTCGACGCGTACTTCGCGGGCCGGTTGCGCGCCTTCGACCTGCCGCTGGCACCGCACGGCAGCGAGTTCCGGCGCCGGGTGTGGGCGGCGCTGGACACCGTGGCGTACGGCACCACCGTCACCTACCGGGAGTTGGCCGCGGCGGCCGGGTCGCCGGGGGCGGTGCGGGCGATCGGCGGGGCGGTGGGGGCCAACCCGCTGCTGGTGATCCGCCCCTGCCACCGGGTGATCGGCTCGGACGGCTCGCTGACCGGTTACGCCGGCGGGCTGGAGCGCAAGCGCCGGCTGCTCGCGCTGGAGGGTGCCTGGCCTCGGCCGGTGTCCGGCACGGCGGCGGGCGCCCCCGGCGCGTACCGGGCGGAGCCGGTCGTCACCGCACCGGGAAGCTGA
- the rsgA gene encoding ribosome small subunit-dependent GTPase A, with the protein MNSTLCGYGWDSTRDADFAPHAARGLVPARVVRVHGTLCDAVTEDGLVRADLTPVTSPDPLAWVCTGDWAALDPSGDPVLVRELLPRRTTLVRNTSSKRSEGQVLAANVDTVVIAVSIAAELDLGRVERFLALAWESGAQPVVALTKADLVPEVDHLVTDVATVAPGAPVFAVSAATGSGLEPLAGLLGGGTCVLLGQSGAGKSTLANALLGREAQDVRAVRDADGKGRHTTTSRDLLPLPGGGVVIDTPGLRGVGMWDAESGVGRVFTEIEALAADCRFHDCAHVSEPGCAVLSAVAAGTLPERRLDSYRKLLRENAWIAARTDVRLRAEQRTLWKRRSAEGRAAYEAKRGGRPW; encoded by the coding sequence TTGAACTCCACGCTCTGCGGCTACGGTTGGGACAGCACCCGCGACGCTGACTTCGCCCCGCACGCCGCCCGCGGCCTGGTGCCCGCCCGCGTCGTACGGGTCCACGGCACGCTGTGCGACGCGGTCACCGAGGACGGCCTCGTCCGCGCCGACCTCACCCCGGTGACCTCCCCCGACCCGCTGGCCTGGGTCTGCACCGGCGACTGGGCCGCGCTCGACCCCTCCGGCGACCCGGTGCTGGTACGGGAGTTGCTCCCGCGCCGCACCACCCTGGTACGCAACACCTCCTCCAAGCGCTCCGAGGGCCAGGTCCTCGCGGCCAACGTCGACACCGTGGTCATCGCGGTGTCGATCGCCGCCGAACTCGACCTCGGCCGCGTCGAACGCTTCCTCGCGCTCGCCTGGGAGAGCGGCGCCCAGCCGGTCGTCGCGCTGACCAAGGCCGACCTGGTGCCCGAGGTGGACCACCTGGTCACCGACGTCGCCACGGTGGCCCCCGGGGCACCCGTGTTCGCCGTCAGCGCCGCCACCGGCAGCGGCCTGGAACCCCTCGCCGGGCTGCTCGGCGGGGGCACCTGCGTGCTCCTCGGCCAGTCCGGCGCCGGCAAGTCGACCCTCGCCAACGCCCTGCTGGGACGCGAGGCGCAGGACGTCCGCGCGGTCCGCGACGCCGACGGCAAGGGACGCCACACCACCACCTCGCGCGACCTGCTGCCGCTGCCCGGCGGCGGCGTGGTCATCGACACGCCCGGCCTGCGCGGCGTCGGCATGTGGGACGCCGAATCCGGGGTCGGCCGCGTCTTCACCGAGATCGAGGCACTCGCCGCCGACTGCCGCTTCCACGACTGCGCCCACGTCTCCGAACCCGGCTGCGCCGTCCTCTCCGCCGTCGCCGCCGGAACCCTGCCCGAACGCCGCCTCGACAGCTACCGCAAACTCCTCCGCGAGAACGCCTGGATCGCCGCCCGCACCGACGTCCGCCTGCGCGCCGAACAACGCACCCTGTGGAAGCGCCGATCGGCCGAAGGCCGCGCGGCCTACGAGGCGAAGCGGGGCGGGAGGCCGTGGTAG
- a CDS encoding DUF456 domain-containing protein, whose translation MGTAQLSLVGMVLLAGVLGVLTPGLPGPLLCWAGLLWWAAGVHTAAAWSLLGGSAVLLAAAQAFTGARTERRIRESGVPRDVLAAAGACAIAGFFVLPVAGAVLAFVGVLHLRERARSGDARRARAATRTVMRVAGTYVLVELMACLVVTAMWMGVVLAG comes from the coding sequence ATGGGGACCGCCCAGTTGTCCCTGGTCGGGATGGTGCTGCTGGCCGGGGTGCTCGGGGTGTTGACGCCCGGGCTGCCGGGGCCGCTGCTGTGCTGGGCCGGGCTGCTGTGGTGGGCCGCCGGGGTGCACACCGCGGCGGCGTGGTCGTTGCTGGGCGGCTCGGCGGTGCTGCTGGCCGCCGCCCAGGCGTTCACCGGTGCCCGTACGGAGCGGCGGATCCGGGAGTCCGGGGTGCCCCGGGACGTCCTGGCCGCGGCGGGGGCCTGCGCGATCGCGGGGTTCTTCGTCCTGCCGGTGGCCGGTGCGGTGCTCGCCTTCGTCGGCGTACTCCATCTGCGGGAACGCGCCCGCTCGGGTGACGCGCGGCGGGCCCGGGCCGCGACCCGTACCGTGATGCGGGTCGCGGGGACCTACGTGCTGGTGGAGCTGATGGCCTGCCTGGTGGTGACGGCGATGTGGATGGGCGTGGTCCTCGCCGGCTGA
- a CDS encoding response regulator transcription factor, with product MSRVLLIEDDPAVRHGVTLALRRRGHEVEGAATGEAGLAALDTFRPDLVLLDLMLPGASGFEVCRRIRATRQIPIIMLTARGDDIDVVLGLEAGADDYIVKPARGEVLEARIRAVLRRTAPDGAGDPVLTGPASSALETYGDLTIDRAGLIVAKHGKDLALPPSEMKLLLFLSASPGQVFSRQQLLERVWEHSYHGDSRLVDACVMRLRAKVEDNPRSPKYVQTLRGFGYRFGPL from the coding sequence ATGTCGCGTGTGCTTCTGATCGAGGACGACCCCGCCGTGCGTCATGGCGTCACCCTCGCGTTGCGCCGCCGCGGCCACGAGGTCGAGGGCGCCGCCACCGGCGAGGCCGGGCTGGCCGCCCTGGACACCTTCCGGCCCGACCTGGTGCTGCTCGACCTGATGCTGCCGGGCGCCTCGGGGTTCGAGGTGTGCCGGCGGATCCGGGCGACCCGGCAGATCCCGATCATCATGCTCACCGCGCGCGGCGACGACATCGACGTCGTCCTGGGACTGGAGGCCGGCGCCGACGACTACATCGTCAAACCCGCCCGCGGCGAGGTGCTGGAGGCACGCATCCGGGCCGTACTGCGCCGTACCGCACCCGACGGCGCCGGCGACCCGGTGCTCACCGGGCCGGCCTCCAGCGCCCTGGAGACCTACGGCGACCTCACCATCGACCGGGCCGGACTGATCGTCGCCAAGCACGGCAAGGACCTCGCCCTGCCGCCCTCCGAGATGAAACTGCTGCTCTTCCTCTCCGCCTCGCCCGGCCAGGTCTTCAGCCGCCAGCAACTGCTCGAACGCGTCTGGGAACACAGCTACCACGGAGACTCCCGGCTCGTGGACGCCTGCGTGATGCGGCTGCGCGCCAAGGTCGAGGACAACCCGCGTTCCCCGAAGTACGTGCAGACCCTGCGCGGCTTCGGCTACCGCTTCGGACCCCTGTGA
- a CDS encoding carotenoid oxygenase family protein: protein MTADTPAYLSGHLAPVPDETEAHDLPVTGTLPPELTGRYFRNGPNPLPGQDPGHWFAGQGMLHGIRLRDGRAEWYRNRWVRTRAMDGVPLVDENGTVDRTAVTANTHVIPHADKIYALVESGLPYEVTPELETVGPCDFGGRLTTAMTAHPKADPRTGELLFFGYGFAPPYLTYHRLSASGELVESREIAVPGPTMTHDFAITANHVVWLDLPVVFDLSLTGRGMPYRWDDDYGARIGVMPRTPGAPVRWFDVDPAYVFHVGNAYEDEQGRVVLDAVRYSPRSFQETWGRMGGGSAARRQVPVLHRWLLDPATGQVRETPLDDRMVEFPTIDEERTGLANRHVYAVGQGELIKYDTRTGATRTFTTGEDTRPGEAVFVPAADATAEDDGWLLSLLSTPGSAELLVLDAHDLSRVATIHLPRRVPAGFHGHWIPDA from the coding sequence ATGACCGCCGACACCCCCGCCTACCTCAGCGGCCATCTGGCCCCCGTCCCGGACGAGACGGAGGCGCACGACCTGCCGGTCACCGGTACGCTCCCGCCCGAGCTGACCGGACGCTACTTCCGCAACGGCCCCAACCCGCTGCCCGGCCAGGACCCCGGGCACTGGTTCGCCGGCCAGGGGATGCTGCACGGCATCCGGCTCCGCGACGGCCGCGCCGAGTGGTACCGCAACCGCTGGGTGCGCACCCGGGCCATGGACGGCGTCCCGCTCGTCGACGAGAACGGCACCGTCGACCGCACCGCCGTCACCGCCAACACCCATGTCATCCCGCACGCCGACAAGATCTACGCCCTGGTCGAGAGCGGCCTGCCGTACGAGGTCACCCCGGAACTGGAGACCGTCGGCCCCTGCGACTTCGGCGGCCGGCTCACCACCGCCATGACCGCCCACCCCAAGGCCGATCCACGCACCGGCGAACTCCTCTTCTTCGGCTACGGGTTCGCCCCGCCCTACCTGACCTACCACCGGCTCTCCGCCTCCGGAGAACTCGTCGAAAGCCGCGAGATCGCGGTCCCCGGGCCCACGATGACGCACGACTTCGCCATCACCGCGAACCACGTCGTCTGGCTCGACCTGCCCGTGGTCTTCGACCTCTCCCTCACAGGGCGCGGAATGCCCTACCGCTGGGACGACGACTACGGCGCCCGGATCGGCGTGATGCCCCGCACCCCCGGGGCCCCGGTGCGCTGGTTCGACGTCGACCCCGCCTACGTCTTCCACGTCGGCAACGCCTACGAGGACGAGCAGGGCCGCGTCGTCCTCGACGCCGTGCGCTACTCCCCGCGGAGCTTCCAGGAGACCTGGGGACGCATGGGCGGCGGCAGCGCGGCCAGGCGTCAGGTCCCCGTCCTGCACCGCTGGCTCCTCGACCCCGCCACCGGCCAGGTCCGCGAAACGCCGCTGGACGACCGCATGGTGGAGTTCCCCACCATCGACGAGGAACGCACCGGCCTGGCCAACCGCCACGTCTACGCCGTCGGCCAGGGCGAACTGATCAAGTACGACACCCGCACCGGAGCCACCCGCACCTTCACCACCGGCGAGGACACCCGCCCCGGCGAAGCCGTCTTCGTCCCCGCCGCCGACGCCACCGCCGAGGACGACGGCTGGCTGCTCTCCCTCCTCTCCACCCCCGGCTCCGCCGAACTCCTCGTCCTGGACGCCCACGACCTGTCCCGGGTCGCCACCATCCACCTCCCCCGCCGAGTCCCGGCCGGCTTCCACGGCCACTGGATACCCGACGCGTAA
- a CDS encoding YihY/virulence factor BrkB family protein, protein MHAAEGTPPPRPGRLHRARALYRNVSKRKVVWLLTKDTVNSCMEYRVTGLAAEAAFFVLLSLPPLLLGLVGALGYLEAVIGAGTIDHIRRNILTASATVLSVKGVNQLVRPLVDYVFRVGRPDVISAGFLIALWSGSRALNVFVDTITIMYGLEGRRGIVRTRLLSFVLYIVALLVGAVVLPLLVAGPEAVIGLVPHSAGVVDALYWPVVLVLSIAFLTTLYHVSVPVRSPWVEDVPGALVALFMWVLGSFLLRIYLTHTMEGPTIYGSLAAPVAVLLWIGVSAFAVLVGAAVNAAADRVWPSLATAAARAERARARAQEAAELVARAASAEEDHGAPDGSSREAEEDEADPDPERPDEDDDALAVAPAEYPERWAPAPFRAPPAVPARPGRRGRVGLRRRVARRVWRWAVGGGRARG, encoded by the coding sequence GTGCACGCAGCAGAGGGAACACCACCGCCACGACCTGGGCGGTTGCATCGGGCACGGGCCCTTTACCGCAACGTCTCGAAGCGCAAGGTGGTGTGGCTGCTCACCAAGGACACCGTCAACTCCTGCATGGAGTACCGGGTCACCGGGCTCGCCGCCGAGGCCGCCTTCTTCGTCCTGCTGTCGCTCCCCCCGCTGCTGCTCGGTCTCGTCGGCGCGCTCGGTTACCTCGAAGCGGTGATAGGCGCCGGGACCATCGACCACATCCGGCGCAACATCCTGACCGCCTCGGCGACCGTGCTCTCCGTCAAGGGCGTCAACCAACTCGTCCGGCCGCTGGTGGACTACGTCTTCCGGGTCGGCCGCCCCGACGTGATCTCGGCCGGCTTCCTCATCGCGCTGTGGTCCGGCTCCCGGGCGCTCAACGTCTTCGTGGACACCATCACCATCATGTACGGGCTGGAGGGACGCCGCGGCATCGTCCGCACCCGGCTGCTCTCCTTCGTGCTCTACATCGTCGCGCTGCTGGTCGGGGCGGTGGTGCTGCCGCTGCTGGTGGCCGGTCCGGAGGCGGTGATCGGGCTCGTCCCGCACAGCGCCGGGGTGGTCGACGCCCTGTACTGGCCGGTGGTGCTGGTGCTCTCCATCGCGTTCCTGACCACGCTCTACCACGTCTCGGTCCCGGTGCGCTCGCCGTGGGTGGAGGACGTGCCGGGGGCGCTGGTGGCGCTCTTCATGTGGGTGCTCGGCAGCTTCCTGCTGCGGATCTACCTCACCCACACGATGGAAGGGCCCACCATCTACGGCTCGCTGGCGGCGCCGGTCGCGGTGCTGCTGTGGATCGGCGTGTCGGCCTTCGCCGTGCTGGTGGGCGCGGCCGTCAACGCCGCCGCCGACCGGGTGTGGCCCTCGCTGGCCACCGCCGCCGCCCGCGCGGAACGGGCCAGGGCCAGGGCCCAGGAGGCCGCCGAACTCGTGGCCCGGGCGGCCTCGGCGGAGGAGGACCACGGGGCGCCGGACGGGTCGTCGCGCGAGGCCGAGGAGGACGAGGCGGACCCGGATCCCGAACGGCCCGACGAGGACGACGACGCGCTGGCGGTGGCCCCCGCCGAGTACCCCGAACGCTGGGCCCCCGCGCCCTTCCGCGCCCCTCCGGCGGTTCCCGCGCGGCCGGGTAGGCGGGGGCGCGTGGGTCTGCGGCGCCGGGTGGCCCGCCGGGTGTGGCGCTGGGCGGTGGGGGGAGGGAGGGCGCGGGGGTAG
- a CDS encoding PadR family transcriptional regulator, with product MSLRHAMLGLLARGPASGYDLLKAFEASLANVWPATQSQLYTELGRLTDAGLIAVQAEGPRGRKEYRITQQGREELWHWLTEVEPDPPRRNDALLRVFFLDQVDPGQARAYLERRAAAAAAQEAALLGLREQVAAQDDPLARYGLLSLEYGVRISAAVREWAQWAVEQLDAGGALAPANPAGPAATTADTGTASPADSPAHAANPSAATGG from the coding sequence ATGAGTCTTCGCCACGCCATGCTCGGTCTGCTGGCCCGGGGCCCGGCCAGCGGTTATGACCTGCTGAAAGCCTTCGAGGCGTCGCTGGCCAACGTCTGGCCGGCCACGCAGAGCCAGCTCTACACCGAGTTGGGCCGGCTCACCGACGCCGGGCTCATCGCGGTGCAGGCCGAGGGGCCGCGTGGCCGTAAGGAGTACCGGATCACCCAGCAGGGCCGCGAAGAGCTGTGGCACTGGCTCACCGAGGTGGAGCCGGATCCGCCGCGGCGCAACGACGCCCTGCTGCGGGTCTTCTTCCTCGATCAGGTGGACCCCGGGCAGGCCCGGGCCTATCTGGAACGCCGGGCGGCAGCGGCGGCGGCCCAGGAGGCGGCGCTGCTCGGGTTGCGGGAGCAGGTGGCCGCCCAGGACGATCCGCTGGCCAGATACGGCCTGTTGAGCCTGGAGTACGGGGTGCGGATATCGGCCGCGGTGCGGGAATGGGCGCAGTGGGCCGTCGAGCAGCTCGACGCCGGCGGCGCCCTCGCCCCCGCGAACCCGGCCGGCCCCGCCGCCACCACCGCCGACACCGGCACCGCGAGCCCGGCGGACTCCCCCGCCCACGCCGCCAACCCCTCCGCCGCAACCGGCGGTTGA
- a CDS encoding sensor histidine kinase, which yields MTREERDRAGRAATEADAARRTWWRAAAQRLRGQRAQLVVAFLLVAAVSSLGTAALTFRQARTAILQRSQDTAVNTLRAQINSLAPDLRFPPDRAALQAFVRQLDGGGQAQDWQAYAVYRDQPAVPAEPSGTTITPALRRTVTDHWVPAFQRVTRDGRPWLAIGMPVAYAGSDTSGGVRAADNRSGLVVYAELPLTAEQANTQALIRAAESGALLALALSVLPALIAAGGVLRPVRRLRRAAGELAAGRLDTRLEVRGGDELADLSRAFNHMAATLEENVVELRRLEATARRFASDVSHELRTPLAAMTAVSDVLDEDAAGLDPDTAAAVRLISEETGKLVRMVEDLMEISRFDAGAAALHLDEVDAAETVRKSLQARGWQDKVTAELPPGIRAVLDPRRFDVVVANLVGNALKHGGAPVRATLATRTAPDGDRLVLQVADRGPGISPEALPHIFDRFYKADAARARSEGSGLGLAIAAENVRLHGGELDAANAPEGGAVFTVELPLRPRAGDGDEAGHGRSDPGDGSVADGGTR from the coding sequence GTGACCCGGGAAGAACGCGACCGGGCGGGCCGTGCCGCCACCGAGGCCGACGCGGCGCGCCGCACCTGGTGGCGGGCGGCGGCCCAGCGGCTGCGCGGCCAGCGCGCCCAACTCGTCGTCGCCTTCCTGCTGGTCGCCGCCGTCAGCTCGCTCGGCACCGCCGCCCTCACCTTCCGCCAGGCCCGCACCGCCATCCTGCAACGCAGCCAGGACACCGCGGTCAACACCCTGCGCGCCCAGATCAACTCCCTCGCCCCCGACCTGCGCTTCCCGCCCGACCGGGCCGCCCTCCAGGCGTTCGTCCGCCAGCTCGACGGCGGCGGGCAGGCCCAGGACTGGCAGGCGTACGCGGTCTACCGCGACCAGCCCGCGGTCCCCGCCGAACCCTCCGGCACCACCATCACCCCCGCGCTGCGCCGGACGGTCACCGACCACTGGGTCCCCGCCTTCCAGCGCGTCACCAGGGACGGACGCCCCTGGCTGGCCATCGGGATGCCGGTCGCCTACGCCGGCTCCGACACCAGCGGCGGGGTCCGGGCCGCCGACAACCGTTCCGGACTCGTGGTCTACGCCGAACTCCCGCTCACCGCCGAACAGGCCAACACCCAGGCGCTCATCCGGGCCGCCGAGAGCGGCGCCCTGCTCGCCCTCGCGCTCTCCGTCCTCCCCGCGCTCATCGCGGCCGGCGGCGTGCTGCGCCCGGTACGCCGGCTGCGCCGGGCGGCCGGCGAACTCGCCGCCGGCCGCCTCGACACCCGGCTGGAAGTACGCGGCGGCGACGAACTGGCCGACCTGTCCCGGGCGTTCAACCACATGGCCGCCACCTTGGAGGAGAACGTGGTCGAACTGCGCCGGCTGGAGGCCACCGCCCGCCGCTTCGCCTCCGACGTCTCCCACGAACTGCGCACCCCGCTCGCCGCCATGACCGCCGTCAGCGACGTGCTCGACGAGGACGCGGCCGGCCTCGACCCCGACACCGCCGCCGCCGTCCGCCTGATCAGCGAGGAGACCGGCAAGCTGGTGCGCATGGTGGAGGACCTGATGGAGATCTCCCGGTTCGACGCCGGGGCCGCCGCGCTCCACCTGGACGAGGTGGACGCCGCCGAGACGGTACGCAAGTCCCTCCAGGCACGCGGCTGGCAGGACAAGGTGACCGCGGAACTGCCGCCGGGCATCCGCGCCGTGCTCGACCCCAGGCGGTTCGACGTGGTCGTCGCCAACCTGGTGGGCAACGCCCTCAAGCACGGCGGCGCCCCGGTCCGGGCCACCCTGGCCACCCGCACCGCGCCCGACGGCGACCGGCTGGTGCTCCAGGTCGCCGACCGCGGCCCCGGCATCTCGCCCGAGGCGCTCCCGCACATCTTCGACCGCTTCTACAAGGCCGACGCCGCCCGCGCCCGTTCCGAGGGCAGCGGCCTCGGCCTCGCCATCGCCGCCGAGAACGTCCGGCTGCACGGCGGCGAACTGGACGCCGCCAACGCCCCCGAAGGCGGCGCGGTCTTCACCGTCGAGCTGCCGCTGCGCCCCCGCGCCGGCGACGGTGACGAGGCCGGCCACGGCCGGTCGGACCCCGGCGACGGGTCCGTGGCCGACGGGGGGACGCGATGA
- a CDS encoding polysaccharide deacetylase family protein, producing the protein MVHRAGRRINKRVVTASAVAVVGAAALAGWWSAQAGEPSGNAAAPAVTGPASATPSAAPITGQTSVPDPALPAPKVNMDIAHATESGGKAVNITIDDGPDPVWTPKVLQILRDNGVKAVFCMIGPQAAAHPEVVKQVVADGHRLCDHTVSHNTAMDHRPDDYQRHQVLDAADQITQASGGVRPMYYRAPGGAFTPYSRQIAAAAGMRPLGWNVDSKDFQKPGVGAIERTVRKELRNGPTVLFHDGGGNRAQTVAALRDLLPWLKQQGYTFSFPVR; encoded by the coding sequence ATGGTGCACAGGGCCGGTCGACGGATCAACAAGCGGGTGGTCACGGCTTCGGCGGTGGCGGTCGTGGGCGCGGCGGCGCTCGCGGGCTGGTGGAGCGCGCAGGCCGGCGAGCCGTCCGGGAACGCCGCGGCGCCCGCCGTCACCGGACCGGCCTCCGCCACGCCCTCGGCGGCGCCGATCACCGGCCAGACCTCGGTGCCCGACCCGGCGCTGCCCGCGCCCAAGGTCAACATGGACATCGCGCACGCCACGGAGAGCGGCGGCAAGGCCGTCAACATCACCATCGACGACGGCCCGGACCCGGTCTGGACCCCCAAGGTGCTCCAGATTCTGCGGGACAACGGGGTCAAGGCGGTCTTCTGCATGATCGGCCCGCAGGCCGCCGCCCACCCCGAGGTGGTCAAGCAGGTGGTGGCCGACGGGCACCGGCTGTGCGACCACACCGTCTCGCACAACACCGCCATGGACCACCGCCCCGACGACTACCAGCGGCACCAGGTCCTCGACGCCGCCGACCAGATCACCCAGGCGTCCGGCGGCGTGCGGCCGATGTACTACCGCGCGCCGGGCGGCGCGTTCACCCCCTACAGCCGGCAGATCGCCGCCGCCGCGGGGATGCGTCCGCTGGGCTGGAACGTCGACTCCAAGGACTTCCAGAAGCCCGGCGTCGGCGCCATCGAACGCACCGTCCGCAAGGAACTGCGCAACGGCCCGACCGTGCTCTTCCACGACGGTGGCGGCAACCGCGCCCAGACCGTGGCCGCGCTGCGCGACCTGCTGCCGTGGCTGAAGCAGCAGGGGTACACCTTCAGCTTCCCGGTGCGGTGA
- a CDS encoding DNA-3-methyladenine glycosylase 2 family protein has product METGYQAVRSRDARFDGVFFTAVRTTGIYCRPSCPAVTPKRINVTFYASAAAAQSAGYRACRRCRPDAVPGSPEWDVRADLVGRAMRLIRDGVVDRDGVAGLAARLGYSARQVQRQLTAELGAGPVALARVQRAHTARVLLQTTTLPITEIAFASGFASVRQFNDSIRQIYDRTPTELRATAEGRRPGAAPAGVVPLRLAHRGPYDAAGVFGLLAREAVPGVEEVTGEPGRRTYRRTLRLPHGVGTAEVDEPGPRARAGGWLECRLRLADLRDLTTAVQRVRRLFDLDADPEAVVARFAGDPVLGPLAAARPGVRVPGAADPHETAIRLALGDPARAGELADRYGDVLPGGPDAGLTRLFPTVQTIAGVEAPAPARELAAALAEGAVRLDAGADREASARALTAVPGLDGRTAALIRMRALGDPDVLVPAAGAVEPSGPADAWRPWRSYATRLLDPEHAA; this is encoded by the coding sequence ATGGAGACCGGATATCAGGCGGTGCGCAGCCGGGACGCGCGGTTCGACGGGGTGTTCTTCACCGCGGTGCGGACGACGGGCATCTACTGTCGGCCGAGTTGTCCGGCGGTGACACCGAAGCGGATCAACGTGACGTTCTACGCGTCGGCCGCGGCGGCGCAGAGCGCGGGGTACCGGGCGTGCCGCCGGTGCCGTCCGGACGCGGTGCCGGGGTCACCCGAGTGGGACGTGCGGGCGGACCTGGTCGGCCGGGCGATGCGGCTGATCCGGGACGGCGTGGTGGACCGGGACGGGGTGGCGGGGCTGGCCGCGCGGCTGGGCTACAGCGCACGGCAGGTGCAGCGCCAGCTCACCGCGGAGCTGGGTGCCGGGCCCGTGGCGCTCGCCCGGGTCCAGCGCGCCCACACCGCACGGGTGCTGCTCCAGACCACGACGCTGCCGATCACGGAGATCGCGTTCGCCTCCGGGTTCGCCAGCGTCCGGCAGTTCAACGACTCCATCCGGCAGATCTACGACCGGACCCCGACCGAGCTGCGGGCCACCGCCGAGGGGCGGCGCCCGGGGGCGGCACCGGCGGGCGTGGTGCCGTTGCGTCTGGCGCACCGCGGGCCGTACGACGCGGCCGGTGTCTTCGGCCTGCTGGCGCGGGAGGCCGTGCCGGGCGTCGAGGAGGTGACGGGGGAGCCGGGGCGGCGTACCTACCGGCGGACGCTGCGGCTGCCGCACGGGGTGGGCACGGCGGAGGTGGACGAGCCCGGCCCGCGGGCGCGTGCCGGCGGCTGGCTGGAGTGCCGGCTGCGCCTGGCCGACCTGCGGGACCTGACCACCGCCGTGCAGCGGGTCAGGCGGCTGTTCGACTTGGACGCCGACCCCGAGGCGGTGGTGGCGCGGTTCGCCGGTGACCCCGTCCTGGGTCCCCTCGCGGCGGCTCGGCCGGGGGTGCGGGTGCCGGGCGCGGCCGATCCGCACGAGACGGCGATCCGGCTCGCGCTGGGTGATCCGGCCCGGGCCGGGGAGTTGGCGGACCGGTACGGCGACGTGCTGCCCGGCGGTCCGGACGCGGGGCTGACCAGGCTGTTCCCCACCGTGCAGACGATCGCCGGGGTCGAAGCGCCCGCACCGGCAAGGGAGTTGGCGGCAGCGCTGGCCGAGGGCGCGGTCCGGCTCGACGCCGGGGCCGACCGGGAGGCGTCGGCACGGGCGTTGACGGCCGTGCCCGGTCTCGACGGGCGCACGGCGGCGCTCATCCGCATGCGTGCCCTGGGCGACCCCGACGTCCTCGTACCCGCCGCCGGTGCCGTCGAGCCGTCCGGGCCCGCCGACGCCTGGCGCCCCTGGCGTTCCTACGCCACCCGCCTGCTCGACCCGGAGCACGCCGCATGA